A window of Onychostoma macrolepis isolate SWU-2019 chromosome 24, ASM1243209v1, whole genome shotgun sequence genomic DNA:
GGGTCACGGGGTTGGTTTCGCTCCGATGGCCAGTATAGTAATATAagcatttctttacattttgaacacacaaatgttattttaacacaGAAATAATTTGGTTTTCACAATCATTTGGATGACTATTCGACATCAAACTGTCTATATGCTAAGTTTTGATCGTGGTATCCcaaacattgttttcataaTGTGAGGGCAACTTGATGTAAACAAACAACGCCTCATACAGTATCATTCATGTCgcattttattgttattcaGACCATGCATTACATTGACTGGTTCATCAGTTGTATGCATCATATTTTATGTTCACCTGCGAATACAATTAGCTTTGCTGCTGTTAACAGGCCGTAGTGTTTAACTAATCACCTATTTGAACGATCGGGCCAGTGCTGCTTCCTCAAAGTTTATCATTCTCACGTGTTTTAAGCCTTgtcagtttaaatattaaagttttttaaGCCATTCAAGTATGAGACAGCATGAAATAAATTTCAACGCGGTACTTACATGCTGTGATACACTGTGTTAGACCTTTTCTGAAAGAGATTTAAATGCGGTACTCACACGTTGTGATAGATCATTTCTGTTCGCGCTGGTGGTgccgcacacacacagaaaagcCCCAGCTTGGCTTGGACAGCACGTGAGTACCAAATTGAGCTTTCTTTCGCGCCTTCATCAGCAAATGCACACAAAAGCATGTCGGAATGACAGTGTTGAGGAATATCCACGTAAACAAGCATTGTTTCCGATCCGCACTTTACCCCGAACCAGGTTCACAACTTCTTCAATCCTACTGCTCGGTCCCATCGCCGTATCGACTCAAATGCATAGGCAATTGGACTTATTTTGGACTCAACAGTGCTTTCAATGTCATCTTCCTCCATTTCAAAACAAGCGTATGttcaaaatgtaaagaaatgctTATATTACTATACTGGCCATTGGAGTGAACCAACCCCGTAACGTCACACTCTGTGGTACTTCAAGATGGCGTCGCCCTTGCTCCAAAAGCTATAACAAAAcaacctttttttctttaaaatggttacattaatcatgtttgttatatattttttaatcaaagtggAAATCACTTTACTAAATAATGTAAACTTAACTGACTGCTTCACTTCCACTTTAAGTGTACAAATAGCTTATACCTTTTGAGGCCTCTGTATTCATTATTGTTCTCTGATTCATTGTTCTGTATAGTGTACTATAAATTCAATTCATATTGTGgtacatattaaattaaataactttttatttatttatttatttttttaaccatacCAAAGTTATTTAGACCACTGAATAACTTGCCTGgcacatttttttctaaatattcaAACCACTGCCTTGTGGTGGAGTCTCCCAACAAGTAGACGATCTTGTTTTTAAGGCAATTTCCAATTTGTGTAGAATTGAACTGTTGAGTGTTGCATACAAAAGACTTCCAAACATCTTTGAAATAGAACCCTGCAGGAACTGGTGTTGTCAGTCCAGATCTGCATTTCTCCATTGTGCCTAAAGCAAAGAAACATTTACATGAAAGGCTCATAATTATGCTAATTACTCATTTTCTTGTTACTACATTTGATTTTAGATGGTGTCTGTCCTGAACATACCATTGTCTGCAGTGTTGGGAAGGACATTTATGACTTGTGTGTCACCAGTAATAGCAACATTTGTTAATTTCCTGtggagaaataataataatctctaCAGTTGTACAATTCTTCTGAAATTTGTTTTGAATAATTTCCCACTTACTTTGTGAAAATCTGCTTTTCATCAGGATTTAATGGGTTTTCCAAAGCTCCCAATGAATGATGAACCAGTTTGTCACAGGAAAGTTTCTTAGGTCTCTCACACTGCCACACTGTTCCTGTTTTTATATCCTTATACTCACAGCAGCAGCTGCCTTTCCTCCAACTTCCTTCTGCACCCCACTTAAGATTACATTCTACTACTTCACTGATCCTGGTTTTATTGGGTCCTGATCCTTCAAAGTGTCCATTATAGTGGCTACGTGGGAATGAGGAATCCCTGTATTTTTTAAGAATCTGCACAACCTCACTGGAGTGCTCAAGACGTACAAAAACTTGTGCCTGACCTTCCCAGGGAAGAAGAAGAACAACTGAGTAAGTCCCATTGTGATGATCCACAACCTCCCCGTACACACTTGCCTTCAAGAAGAATGAAAAAGGTTAACTGTAGTGCAGAAGACTAATGTCTGTATGTACATCAATTTCATAAACCTAAACATATGTAATACACTGTTGATGTTTAAAAATCGACACCCAAACAAACCCATGAacataaatgtacatacatCTACATACAAACACGATATTGTTTtagcacacacacagaacagaCAGCTAGCAAATACTCACAAAATCATTTGTTTAGGTGTTGATTTCAATTTTCAACAGTGTTTCCTAGAAATCACTTATTGCACCTTTAACAAGCAAATTAAACTCAATATAATGAATGTATGTAtactgatttttaatttttttttttttaattgttcataatataaaataaaaacacacctTTAGCTTTGAATCAAAAAGCTTTGCTTTGAAAAAATCTCCACCATATGTTTTCAGGTTCTTGTTGTGGTCTCTTGCTGTAATAATAATGGAGATCTTTTCTCCCACTTTGTAACTCTTTTTGAGTCCCACAATAGAGAATGTTGAGTGGACTGGACTTGTGCTCAGATTCAGCTGAGTGATTAGTTGGTCTGGACCAGGCCAGACGAGAGCCTTCTGTAGTTTTTCCCACTCCTCATCACTGATCCCCATGTCAAGCGCAGAAATTACAGAAGAGGAAtttgtttgtgtctgttttCCTGTATCACGTCTAGGAATGGGGGGCTGGAATTGTTGTCTCGGATGACCACTCTCCAGGAATTTCCATAAAATCTAAAAGATGACCAAGaaattagtttatatttatttattttttagtcatTAACCTAATTTTATTTCCACCgtgtaataaaaaatgaaaagataattttgactttttaaatacagtgaggaaaataagtatttgaacaccctgctattttgcaaattctcccacttagaaatcatggaggggtctgaaattgtcatcgtaggtgcatgtccactgtgagagacataatctaaaaaaaaaaaaatccagaaatcacaatgtatgattttttaactatttatttgtatgatacagctgcaaataagtatttgaacacctgagaaaatcaatgttaatatttggtacagtagcaattacagaggtcaaacgtttcctgtagtttttcccCAGGTTtacacacactgcaggagggattttggcccactcctcaacacagatcttctctagatcagtcaggtttctggcctgtcgctgagaaacacggagtttgagctccctccaaagattctctattgggtttaggtctggagactggctaggccacgccagaaccttgatatgcttcttacagagccactccttggttatcctggctgtgtgcttcgggtcattgtcatgttggaagacccagcctcgacccatcttcaatgctctaactgagggaaggaggttgttccccaaaatctcgcaatacatggccccggtcatcctctccttaatacagtgcagtcgccctgtcccatgtgcataacaacacccccaaagcatgatgctaccacccccatgcttcacaatagggatggtgttcttgggatggtactcatcattcttcttcctccaaacacgtttagtggaattatgaccaaaaagttatattttggtctcatctgaccacatgactttctcccatgactcctctggatcatccaaatggtcattggcaaacttaagtcgggcctggacatgtgctggtttaagcaggggaaccttccgtgccatgcatgatttcaaaccatgacgtcttagtgtattaccaacagtaaccttggaaacggtggtcccagctcttttcaggtcattgaccagctcctcccgtgtagttctgggctgatttctcacctttcttaggatcattgagaccccacgaggtgagatcttgcatggagccccagtctgagggagattgacagtcatgtttagcttcttccattttctaatgattgctccaacagtggaccttttttcaccaagctgcttggcaatttccccgtagccctttccggccttgtggaggtgtacaattttgtctctagtgtctttggacagctctttggtcttggccatgttagtagttggattcttactgattgtatggggtggacaggtgtctttatgcagctaacaacctcaaacaggtgcatctaatttaggataataaatggagtggaggtggacattttaaaggcagactaacaggtctttgagggtcagaattctagctgatagacaggtgttcaaatacttatttgcagctgtatcatacaaataaatagttaaaaaattatacattgttttttttttttagattatgtctctcacagtggacatgcacctacgatgacaatttcagacccctccatgatttctaagtgggagaacttgcaaaatagcaggttgttcaaatacttattttcctcactgtaagtttgtcacaattcagaaaaaaattaaataaaataaaaactatattacaatttataatatgCAACTATAAGATGTGAAGatgcaattttgagaaaaaaaaaaaaagtcagaattgtaagatgaAAAGCCagaattacctttttaatttgtttcttcTGTGGCTGAATCAAGCTTCCATACAAGCCAACTCACAACTTCCTAATGATAGACCTAATAATAAGATTGGTTCTTCCTTTTGAGCCTACAGTTTGTAATTGTTTTGTCATCTGTAATATACACTGACATGCATTGTGTCTCaggtattttattaaaagtcaGAGTCTCCTTGTCACGAATCTGGCCTATGAACTtgcgttcactcaccaccagaggtcactcgctcaccacattgactattgcactacactaactgttgcactacaattcccatcatccattgcactgaccacacacacacagctgattgcactgatcacacagctgattcccatcacacactttacttaagccatggacttcctcagtCAGGTTGCTGAGTATTGTTCTGTGTTTAGCACTCCCCcagtgttagctgccttaccgagccattctgtgtttctgttcagtCCCAGTATTGTCTAGCGTATATCACTCTCCCAGTGATAGCTGCTTTACAGAGCCCTTCCGTGTTTTCTATGTCTATGTTTATCTATCCTGCcagtgtatcttggattaacccttgtctcCTCGTTTGGACTTTTGCTCACGTTATTGGACTACCCCTCTTCTCAAGTCCTCTGGGTATTGTTCGCCGATCAAAGACGaatgcttgccctaggattactcttgtcttgcctgtgttatacctgtttgctgaTGTTTTGACCCTGTCTGTGTTTATGACCTCGTCTCTTAATTAAAAGccttgcaaatggatctgcacgtctcatgtctcgtTCGCCCTGTAACACTCCTCAAGGTCACTTTCACATATACTGTAGCAAAGTGTCCCTTGAAATCAGATATATCATAGAGTAGCATCagactctcagctgatccacGTCTACGTATAGGGATGTGACACCTATCACagcactcatatatatatatataagttccTTCAGAACTATCACCAGCTTTGCTCAATAGGTAATTACCCACCTCCATCCCCGACGACTCCTCTTGTCAGTCAGAATTCAGCCTTCTGATTCTCCTTGAATCAGActaatttcaaaatgttacattaaattattaaaccTAATGATATCTGCAATACATTTATGTGGGTTCTGTTCTGTTACACTGGGGGTTATTGATGCTCTCCCTGCTCTTATGCATGTTAGGCTGCATGGATGTgcagggagttcttgcccagaacagaaccatatcGCCAATCCAAATTGTATGCTAATTGTcatctttgacgatagtggtcctgacagaactaAGTTTATGATTTACTTTGcctatcaataataataatacaattttgaagtatattaaaatcattcttttaaattaatatttcacaatattactgttttgctgtattttactAAAATTCagtcttgatgagcataagacacttcttaaaaaaaaaaaaaaaaaaaaaaaaaaactaacttatgcttaacttttgaacattatACACACATGAACTTACCAGACAGATGGTTGTCCAAAGACATAGCAGCAAAAAGCAAATGCAACGACGTGTTATCCTGTGAACTAATAAGACACTATAATGAGTGAAAGTTTGTAGATGCGACCTTAAGGAGCTATTTGATTTGGCCATTGGTGTTAGTTTGTAGGTTTAAGtcatattaaaacacacacaatgtatTACATctaaaagtaaagtaagtaagtaaataaaaccTCAGTCAGGGTTGTGGTATGATTTATATTCTAATCATATTCAAAATAAGCTCCCCATAAGCTGCTATTTACCTGAAGAATCAGATGGAATGAACATGGTCACATCCGATGCTTTCCTTCTTTTTAGGATACATCAGCAAACATCATGTGGAGTGCCAGTCCTGCTGGCATGAGAaaggtttatcttcaatgttatagtgttttttttatttatttattttacatttaccatTGATAcatcaactacccatatataatcataaaaaaaaataaaataaaaaatcattctaCAATTATGGTTATACAACATAAAAGTCCAGTCCTCATATTTTATTGAACAAGCGGCATTCAAAAGTGTGGATATTTTGTATAACAACACTGGGATATTTCACGGTTTCTTTTTGTCACCTCCAATTAGGTctacaaataaaattgtattttgtgAATCTTTAGGTGTGTCCCAATTTGCATACTTACGCACTATTCTATGTCATTGTTTAGTATAAATAGTGTGAATAGCATGTTTacactgaaaattccaaaaataaaaaagtacactttaaatatccaGATGATGCACTTGAAAAACCAAAGTGTGTGATGTTGGACACTTCATGCAGTCAACTGCTGCAGCTTTATCAATGTACCAGAGGGGGCGGGACTATCAGGATCTGATgttgaatgacaaaataaccctATATAATTCATACGCTAGACGCTTGAGTACATGGTGCATAGTATAAAATCATAGTGTATAGCAATATAATTTATACCAAGCTCAGCTCATAACTATAACATTAGGGTGCAGTGGAAGCATGACAGAAATCAATTGCAAATATGGTGAACAATAAACGTGTGTGCAACAGTCTGACTCCAGTCCTAACATTCATAAAGAAATTGATAAAAATCTAAAGTTtaattatgataaaaaaaaaaaaaaaaaaaaagttaacctcCAAATCAAACTCCTGTGTTATTCGGCCCAAATTAGAACCACCAAATTGGCAAATTACTTGTCAATCAACAATTATAAGAAAGCCAAATCCTTTCAAAATATCGACTCAGCAACCATGACTTAGAAATAGAGAACGGAAGACAGAAACAATCCTGGATTCCTAGAGAACAGCGATTATGCAAACACTGTGACCTGAATCAAATAGAGGATGAGAAACACTTTCTTCTTGTCTGCCCCAAATACACCACTACAAGGCAAATATTCTTTTCACAATTTGAAGTActgaattgttcttttttttttctttggatgACTCCGTGAAATACGCTATATACTCGGAGAGAATTACATCGCAGTCAAACTAGCTGCAAAATATGTATGGTTAATTCATTATATCCATTTGCTTCATTTGGTTGTGGTTGAGGAGATCCCCCCCCCTTtcatgtaaagcgctttgagtacccagaaaagagctataaaaatgtaacgtattattattattattatttatttgacattcttcattgtatataattgtaattcttattattaatattagaaaTACTGTCtgctgttgttatttttattttattgtatttatctatttattttctctcattTATTACTCATTTATTGTCTCATTTTTTACTTTGATGGTGTAATcatattctgtattttaaacatctaaaatgctttggcaatactgtAACACatatgtcatgccaataaagcaacttgaacttgaactaaataaaaataaaactatataaactgACAAATGTATTCTGCTTGGTTTAAATACTTTCTTATATTGTTGTGTTTATATGCCTGCAACTGCCTGACAATTGTTTTGGCCttttgaaatttaattaattaattaactagtcaaaaaaaaaaaaaaaaaaatccaattttaGTTTGGAATCAATTGCCTATACAGGGATAGGCTACTATTGTAAAACAAGACAAAGGATTTTGTGATTCACAGTCAGTGAACAATACAAGAATTCTGGTAATAATTTTGCAATATCCAATAGCATAGAAGtcattgaataataataataataataattttaattattttctttaagtTCAAAATTGTGACAGAAATTCCAGTAGGAATCATGTTAAAGTTCCATTATTGTGACtagagataaaataaaaataaaaaaagtggaAATGAATGCCTGTTTCCTGTATTTTAACCCAATTTTTGTCTTTCAATGATTTATAAttcccatgttttttttttttttaagtgacaCTGTCCTGCAGTTTTCGCGTTCACAGCCGCACTTACTGTGTTCAGTCATCTCGACTGTTTTGCTGTTCACTGCAAATAATGTGGTGGGGGGAGTTTGAAGTGGCGAAAGCACCGGTGCATTTCCACTGGCTGTGGAGAAGGGGAGGGTCTTTATTACCCCAGACCGAGACTGAATCAGTTCATTACAGTTGGAGCCGGAGACAG
This region includes:
- the LOC131533443 gene encoding NXPE family member 3-like isoform X1, translating into MFIPSDSSVHRITRRCICFLLLCLWTTICLILWKFLESGHPRQQFQPPIPRRDTGKQTQTNSSSVISALDMGISDEEWEKLQKALVWPGPDQLITQLNLSTSPVHSTFSIVGLKKSYKVGEKISIIITARDHNKNLKTYGGDFFKAKLFDSKLKASVYGEVVDHHNGTYSVVLLLPWEGQAQVFVRLEHSSEVVQILKKYRDSSFPRSHYNGHFEGSGPNKTRISEVVECNLKWGAEGSWRKGSCCCEYKDIKTGTVWQCERPKKLSCDKLVHHSLGALENPLNPDEKQIFTKKLTNVAITGDTQVINVLPNTADNGTMEKCRSGLTTPVPAGFYFKDVWKSFVCNTQQFNSTQIGNCLKNKIVYLLGDSTTRQWFEYLEKNVPGIKRMDLHTPPTGGPLMAVELKNNIIIHWRPHGVPLRFTKMLITDLHYIANDIDEIAGGSHAVVVFTIFAHLVFHPITFYVHEVAKIRQSVVALLSRAPQTTVIIKSGNTAGVKDIFQSDWYAMQLNTVMQKMFKDIHGVIYLDVWQMTSCHYLLEDVHPGAVIIANEINMLLSYVCPT
- the LOC131533443 gene encoding NXPE family member 3-like isoform X2, producing MGISDEEWEKLQKALVWPGPDQLITQLNLSTSPVHSTFSIVGLKKSYKVGEKISIIITARDHNKNLKTYGGDFFKAKLFDSKLKASVYGEVVDHHNGTYSVVLLLPWEGQAQVFVRLEHSSEVVQILKKYRDSSFPRSHYNGHFEGSGPNKTRISEVVECNLKWGAEGSWRKGSCCCEYKDIKTGTVWQCERPKKLSCDKLVHHSLGALENPLNPDEKQIFTKKLTNVAITGDTQVINVLPNTADNGTMEKCRSGLTTPVPAGFYFKDVWKSFVCNTQQFNSTQIGNCLKNKIVYLLGDSTTRQWFEYLEKNVPGIKRMDLHTPPTGGPLMAVELKNNIIIHWRPHGVPLRFTKMLITDLHYIANDIDEIAGGSHAVVVFTIFAHLVFHPITFYVHEVAKIRQSVVALLSRAPQTTVIIKSGNTAGVKDIFQSDWYAMQLNTVMQKMFKDIHGVIYLDVWQMTSCHYLLEDVHPGAVIIANEINMLLSYVCPT